In the genome of Rhodamnia argentea isolate NSW1041297 chromosome 3, ASM2092103v1, whole genome shotgun sequence, one region contains:
- the LOC115753581 gene encoding uncharacterized protein At4g00950 produces MVSKAVEPGESASTAPGKLLLVSVAPKTAESPDPSGMRTPPFHTTAAVPFRWEEEPGKPRPCSALAIVPSPGPGEPYSATRTCLELPPRLLSEAIIAKMPTPAGGQQTSSFRMGGECYGSFRSYVVAERAGDGDDEEGIDVGATREGVLVRSKPSEWRWWWFGGSSGRRKKREMGGSSYVFPSFSCNYVVGGESSELRSECRSSTNMRRPGSFPLLSYSSHSHFSWATLYGGLKEAIPWRRRSRKAGKMRS; encoded by the exons ATGGTATCCAAGGCAGTGGAACCAGGAGAGAGCGCAAGCACAGCACCAGGAAAGCTGCTGCTAGTTTCAGTGGCACCAAAGACAGCGGAGTCGCCGGACCCATCAGGGATGAGAACACCGCCGTTCCATACAACGGCGGCTGTGCCGTTCCGGTGGGAGGAAGAGCCGGGCAAGCCGAGGCCCTGCAGTGCACTGGCCATAGTCCCGAGCCCTGGGCCTGGTGAGCCGTACTCGGCCACCAGGACGTGCTTGGAACTGCCTCCTAGGCTGCTGAGCGAGGCCATAATAGCCAAGATGCCAACACCTGCCGGTGGGCAGCAGACGTCATCGTTCAGGATGGGAGGGGAGTGCTATGGATCGTTCCGGAGTTACGTGGTTGCGGAAAGAGCGGGCGACGGCGACGATGAGGAGGGCATTGATGTGGGTGCGACAAGAGAGGGTGTCCTAGTGAGGAGCAAGCCAAGTgagtggcggtggtggtggtttggTGGGTCTTctgggagaaggaagaagagggagatgGGCGGGAGCAGCTATGTGTTCCcttcattttcatgtaattacGTGGTGGGCGGAGAGAGCAGTGAGTTGAGGAGTGAATGCAGGAGCAGCACCAACATGAGGAGGCCAGGGAGCTTCCCTCTCCTCTCTTACTCGTCACACTCTCATTTCAGCTGG GCAACTCTGTACGGAGGATTGAAGGAGGCGATaccttggaggaggaggagtaggaAAGCGGGGAAGATGCGATCGTGA